A single window of Eucalyptus grandis isolate ANBG69807.140 chromosome 1, ASM1654582v1, whole genome shotgun sequence DNA harbors:
- the LOC104452002 gene encoding GTP-binding protein SAR1A isoform X1 yields MSLLDWFYEALASLGLRQKEAKMLFLGLDNARKTTLLRMLKHERLVLHQPTQFPTSQEFSIGKINFRAFDLGGRQIARRAWPDYYAKVKLCSSSFFLSSESSYDVDAVVYLVDACDKERFAESKRVLDALLSDEALANVPFLLLGNKVDIPYAASEDELQDHLGLTGLMTGKGKVNLADQTVRPLEVFMCSVVRKMGYGEGFEWMSQYIK; encoded by the exons ATGTCTCTGTTGGATTGGTTCTATGAAGCTCTGGCGTCTCTGGGTCTGCGCCAGAAGGAAGCCAAGATGTTGTTCTTGGGGCTGGATAATGCAAGGAAGACCACCCTGCTTCGCATGCTGAAGCACGAG AGATTGGTTCTGCACCAACCCACCCAGTTCCCGACTTCACAGGAATTCAGTATAGGGAAGATAAATTTCAGAGCTTTCGACTTGGGTGGTCGCCAGATCGCTCGCAGAGCCTGGCCGGACTACTACGCCAAGGTAAAgctctgctcttcttcttttttcctctcctctGAAAGCTCCT ACGAT GTGGATGCGGTGGTGTATCTGGTGGACGCCTGCGACAAGGAGAGATTTGCGGAATCAAAGAGGGTGCTCGATGCCCTTCTTTCAGATGAAGCTCTTGCTAATGTCCCTTTCCTCCTTCTCGGGAACAAGGTAGATATCCCGTATGCAGCTTCGGAGGACGAGCTGCAAGATCATCTCGGGCTCACCGGCTTGATGACCGGCAAAGGGAAAGTGAATCTTGCAGATCAGACTGTTAGGCCCCTCGAGGTGTTCATGTGCAGCGTCGTGCGCAAGATGGGCTATGGCGAAGGGTTCGAGTGGATGTCCCAGTATATCAAGTGA
- the LOC104452002 gene encoding GTP-binding protein SAR1A isoform X2 has protein sequence MSLLDWFYEALASLGLRQKEAKMLFLGLDNARKTTLLRMLKHERLVLHQPTQFPTSQEFSIGKINFRAFDLGGRQIARRAWPDYYAKVDAVVYLVDACDKERFAESKRVLDALLSDEALANVPFLLLGNKVDIPYAASEDELQDHLGLTGLMTGKGKVNLADQTVRPLEVFMCSVVRKMGYGEGFEWMSQYIK, from the exons ATGTCTCTGTTGGATTGGTTCTATGAAGCTCTGGCGTCTCTGGGTCTGCGCCAGAAGGAAGCCAAGATGTTGTTCTTGGGGCTGGATAATGCAAGGAAGACCACCCTGCTTCGCATGCTGAAGCACGAG AGATTGGTTCTGCACCAACCCACCCAGTTCCCGACTTCACAGGAATTCAGTATAGGGAAGATAAATTTCAGAGCTTTCGACTTGGGTGGTCGCCAGATCGCTCGCAGAGCCTGGCCGGACTACTACGCCAAG GTGGATGCGGTGGTGTATCTGGTGGACGCCTGCGACAAGGAGAGATTTGCGGAATCAAAGAGGGTGCTCGATGCCCTTCTTTCAGATGAAGCTCTTGCTAATGTCCCTTTCCTCCTTCTCGGGAACAAGGTAGATATCCCGTATGCAGCTTCGGAGGACGAGCTGCAAGATCATCTCGGGCTCACCGGCTTGATGACCGGCAAAGGGAAAGTGAATCTTGCAGATCAGACTGTTAGGCCCCTCGAGGTGTTCATGTGCAGCGTCGTGCGCAAGATGGGCTATGGCGAAGGGTTCGAGTGGATGTCCCAGTATATCAAGTGA